Genomic DNA from Setaria italica strain Yugu1 chromosome V, Setaria_italica_v2.0, whole genome shotgun sequence:
AACTGGTGATGTTTCTTTCGGTGAGCGGATGGTTGGTGTCAAAGAATACACTGTTTATTTGTTAAAAGTGAGGAGTGGTGAAGATGAATGGGAAATTGAGCGAAGGTACCGTGAATTTTATGCACTTTATCGACAACTTAAGGACTTCTTTTATGAGAGAGGTTTGAGTCTTCCCCCTACATGGGAAAGTGTTGAAAAAGAGTCAAGTAAAATATTTGGGAATGCATCCCCGGATGTCGTCAGGGAGAGAAGTGGTCTAATTCAAGACTGCTTGCGTTCTTTGCTAGTTTCGAGTTATCCATTTGGAATTCCGACCCCTCTGGTTAATTTTTTGTCACCAGGGAGGCCTGGTTATGAATATAGTTTTTTGAAAACTCTCATTCCACGATCTTTGCAAAAGCGAAGCAGTGATTTAAATTCCAAAGATTCAGAATGCAATGAAGGTGCCCATGATGATTCTACCTCAATGGGCAAGACCATATCACTTATTGTGGAGGATAGGCCACGGAAGTCGACCAGACAGTTGTTAGAGTTACAGCACTACAACTGTGCAGGATGCCATAGGCATTTGGATGCTGGACGAACATTGCTGCAAGAACTGGCGCAAACTATTGGATGGAACAAACCTCGATTTTGTTCTTACACTGGCCAATTGTTTTGTGCTTCTTGTCACACAAATGACACTGCAGTTCTGCCAGCAAGAGTTTTGCACCACTGGGATTTTTCACTATATCCAATTTCACAGTTAGCAAAAGCATatttagactccatctatgacCAGGTAATGATAAGTTGATAACTTAAACtgtgttatttatttattacttCTGAAATGCACTATAAAATATGAAGCAACTTTCATACTTCCCTCGACCTTAAGAAAGGGTGATTTGCATTTTCAGCCTATGCTCTGTGTAAGTGCTGTCAATCCTTTCCTGTTCTCTAAAGTGCCAGCTCTGCTCAATATCATGAGTGTCCGGAAGAAAATAGCAGCTATGCTTCCTTGCGTCCAATGTCCTTTCCGGAACTCCATACTTAAAGGACTAGGAGTTCGAAGATACCTTCTTGATGGGAATGACTTCTTTGCACTTCGTGACCTTGTTGATCTCTCAAAAGGGGCTTTTGCAGGTATTCATTTTCTGGAAGATTTTTTTGAAGTGAATAGTCCAAACTGGGTGTAGACTTTTCTGCAACTTGTTGGTTTTAATGTTAAATTCTGATAAGTATGTCAATAAAATAGGGTTTGTATTATAGCTGCATCTATGTATGCTACTCCATTATTAAGCATCATAGAAATCTGCACTAGGCTTATATTTCTTTCCAATTATGTACATCACAAATCACAATTGAAGAATTGTGTTTCTTCATGCTTTTGGTCTATCAgagttttatacccagcaaATTACCTCCCCATAGTGGATGCCTGACTTTTATACCCCCAAAAAAGTGGGAACCGTGAGTTTTAAACAATTTTTAGGTATTGTTTCTTATGCTGCCTCTCTGGCTATTGCTGAAGACTTGACTCTTGATAATTCAAAGATTGGAAGGAAAATCATAAACCTTTTGATGATAGTCACAGTAATATTCTCGGTGAGTTGGTTGCACTGACTGATACAAATTCTGTTTGCTTGAAACAGCACTTCCAGTTAAGGTGCAGACCATATCGAACAGGATACTTGTGCACATCACTGAGCAATGTCTTGTGTGCTATGACGCTGGTGTACCTTGTGCTGCTCGACAAGCTTGTGATGACCCCCTTTCCCTTATATTCCCATTTCAGGTACTCTGCCAAGTCTTTGCCTTCTAATCCCTTTCAGCTTTATATTTATTGCTGAGGAAATCTGTTACAATTGCTGTAGGAGGATGAAGCTACAAAGTGTGGTTTGTGTGGGTCAATCTTCCACAAGCAATGCTTTAGGAAGATTAGTGTGTGCCCTTGTGGTAAGGCATCCAACGCAGGCAGGAAGGTGGTGGCACTTGAGCAAGCTGGTGGCACGGGCATGCCATCAACAGAGTCTGTCCAACCTCCACCATTCTCTTCATCCTCTGGGTTTTTCTCCGATATTCTCTCGAAAGCAAGGCCGGATAAACTTTGGAGACCAAAAAATAGCAGTCCTGTAATCCTTATGGGTTCGCTGCCAGATACGTCTATATGAGCTCAGTTGTATGTGTTTATGTTCCATTGATTATCGTGATTTTGCCCCCAAATACATTCATACCGTGCATTAGAGGAGGTTCTCCCCAATTGTTCTGAATGTAATGTAATGCAGCGTGAACCTTGGATTAATACTATGAAGGTGGTACAAGGTCCCATAGTTATACATAAACACTGATCAAACAAGGGAAAAATTATATGAGCAGGTTGAGTTGGTGACCAGAAAATCACATGTACGCCAATGTAGACTGGAACACCGAAGCTGGAGAATGGAGAATCTTTTTTAGGTGCGGACCGGAGAATTGGTTGGCAGGGGAAAGAGGGGAAGGCAAGAGACCATGATTCAAGCGCCCGCATGTAAGCAGCCACTATTCGTGGACAATTTCGTCCAGACGGAAAACCGGGACAGCACAAAAATAACTTTCCACATCACTAATGATATCAGCCACTTCCAGCAACAAACGATCTATGATGACAATAAACACAACATAATATGGCATAAATATCGCTGGTTTTGGTTCACAAACGGCACAGGTATCACCATAACATGCTCCGCAACCATAAAAACTGGTACAGTAATTTAACGAGATACAAATGCATTTCCACGTTCTCAACTTAGCGAATAGTTAGCTTGCATAAATTGTCTTCTTGTCACAAGCTGATGCAGGAGCCACGCCGCCATTCTACATTCACAGAATCAGTTATCACCATTCTGTGTAGCTGCAGCACTTGATCGAGGATCATCCTCAGCTATCTCCCCATCCTCATCTATAAcaccttcctcctcatcctctctgCTCTTGCTGTGGCGTACAGGAGATGCAGGGTTAGGTTTTTCAGAAGCTTCGACAGATTTGGCATTACCATCTGGCTGACCGTTGGGGCTCTTTGAACCACTGGCTTTGCCATTGTATACAGGACTATAAGGAGCAGATTTGTCATCTTGCGGGCTGGGCGAGCGATCAAGATCAACCTTTTCCATCTTCCCATCTTCCATGTGATGGTCGTCCTCAGAGTGGTTCACATGGTGGTCATTCCCAGACTGGGACCTTGGAGGGCTTTTGTGCTCTGAGTGCCCTGAGTTAGGCCGAGCAGACCCAGAGACAGCAGCAGCTGTTTCATACCTACGACTACCAACAGGACTACGGCTCCTGCTGCGGCTAGCACGGCGGTTTCTAGTatagctcctgctcctgctcctgctccgacTCTTAGTCCTGCTTCGACTGCGACTCTTGGTCCTGCTACGTGTAGCCTCATGACGCCGTGCCCTCTTAGGACTTGGGCTACGGCTTCTACTGTCACTTCTGCTACGGCTTCTACTGCGACCCCTAGCAGATCTGCGAGATCGCCCATCAGTTTCACCATAGTCATGCCTGTCAGCATTACACAAAATCAGTAAGGGTCAGCATTTGAACTGAAGGAACTGTCACTAAAACAATAAAACATGTTTAAGATGCTCTACCCTTGATACTAATTTGAAATCATAATATCAAATCAGattattcaaaaaaaaactaaacactGAACTAACTGAGGGGTCCCATAAGCTATGGCACAGTAGGGTGGTTGAGTGAGAGAGGGACTTGAACCCCCCCATCCAAGTTATACCCTACCTTTGCTTTCAGTGCATTTTAAAGATTAATAACATTTTCAAACCCTCATAATACAGGCATAGCACCTAACAGGAAAATTACTAATTCAGAT
This window encodes:
- the LOC101780300 gene encoding uncharacterized protein LOC101780300 gives rise to the protein MKPPRRSAGGAASEASSAAGSDAEDDRYCSANSALGTPSSYATILPSSDFWDHQMDLLLDDHPAVSGFPKNHQLSRLQALAPAQSRPEIGPPPPAAAGGGALAQQGSSPGSPAAPPRPDHNQVGIFDDNDLFDDMVQEMEQILLNSGEPHENGSFTDNRRSNARQAHHFRDGSTTASTSGTDDAYVYPLPQYPSRIDWVEVVGAKQRTGDVSFGERMVGVKEYTVYLLKVRSGEDEWEIERRYREFYALYRQLKDFFYERGLSLPPTWESVEKESSKIFGNASPDVVRERSGLIQDCLRSLLVSSYPFGIPTPLVNFLSPGRPGYEYSFLKTLIPRSLQKRSSDLNSKDSECNEGAHDDSTSMGKTISLIVEDRPRKSTRQLLELQHYNCAGCHRHLDAGRTLLQELAQTIGWNKPRFCSYTGQLFCASCHTNDTAVLPARVLHHWDFSLYPISQLAKAYLDSIYDQPMLCVSAVNPFLFSKVPALLNIMSVRKKIAAMLPCVQCPFRNSILKGLGVRRYLLDGNDFFALRDLVDLSKGAFAALPVKVQTISNRILVHITEQCLVCYDAGVPCAARQACDDPLSLIFPFQEDEATKCGLCGSIFHKQCFRKISVCPCGKASNAGRKVVALEQAGGTGMPSTESVQPPPFSSSSGFFSDILSKARPDKLWRPKNSSPVILMGSLPDTSI